A single genomic interval of Phocoena sinus isolate mPhoSin1 chromosome 15, mPhoSin1.pri, whole genome shotgun sequence harbors:
- the CLN3 gene encoding battenin isoform X1, with translation MGGCAGRRLSDSEGEEANPAVRPPPQDRQGTHWKNAVGFWFLGLCNNFSYVVMLSAAHDILSHQRAPGNQSHVDPDPTPTSHNSSSRFDCNSVSTAAVLLADILPTLVIKLLAPLGLHLLPYSPRVLTSGVCAAGSFILVAFSHSVGISLCGVVLASISSGLGEVTFLSLTAFYPRAVISWWSSGTGGAGLLGALSYLGLTQAGLSPQHTLLSMLGIPALLLASYFLLLTSPGPQDPGGEGEADTAARQPLINSEAPEWKPGSSSHLSLQERWTVFKGLLCYIVPLVLVYFAEYFINQGLFELLFFRNTFLSHAQQYRWYQMLYQAGVFASRSSLRCCHIRHTWALALLQCLNLAFLLVDVWLSFLPSIYLVFLIILYEGFLGGAAYVNTFHNIALETSSEHREFAMATTCISDTLGISLSGLLALPLHDFLCQLS, from the exons ATGGGAGGCTGTGCGGGGCGGCGCCTTTCGGATTCGGAGG GAGAGGAGGCCAATCCGGCAGTTAGGCCCCCGCCGCAGGACCGTCAGGGGACCCATTGGAAGAACGCGGTGGGCTTCTG GTTCCTGGGCCTCTGCAACAACTTCTCTTACGTGGTGATGCTCAGCGCTGCCCACGACATCCTCAGTCACCAGAGAGCACCTGGGAACCAGAGTCAT GTGGACCCAGACCCAACACCCACCTCCCATAATAGCTCATCTCGATTTGACTGCAATTCTGTCTCCACAGCT GCGGTGCTCCTGGCAGACATCCTTCCCACCCTTGTCATCAAATTGCTGGCTCCTCTTGGCCTTCATCTGCTGCCCTACAG CCCCCGGGTGCTCACCAGTGGGGTTTGTGCTGCTGGAAGCTTCATCCTGGTTGCCTTTTCTCATTCGGTGGGAATCAGCCTGTGTG GTGTGGTCTTGGCTAGCATCTCTTCAGGTCTGGGGGAGGTCACCTTCCTCTCACTCACCGCCTTCTACCCCAG GGCTGTGATCTCCTGGTGGTCCTCAGGTACTGGCGGAGCAGGGCTGCTGGGGGCACTGTCCTACCTGGGCCTCACCCAGGCTGGCCTCTCTCCCCAGCACACCCTGCTGTCCATGCTGGGTATACCCGCACTGCTGCTGGCCAG CTATTTCTTGTTGCTCACGTCTCCTGGGCCCCAGGAccctggaggggaaggggaggcagaCACGGCAGCCCGGCAACCCCTGATAAACAGCGAGGCCCCAGAGTGGAAGCCAG GCTCCAGCTCACACCTGTCCCTTCAGGAAAGGTGGACCGTGTTTAAG GGCCTGCTGTGCTACATCGTCCCCTTGGTGCTGGTTTACTTTGCTGAGTATTTCATCAACCAGGGACTT TTTGAACTCCTCTTCTTCCGGAACACGTTCCTGAGTCACGCTCAGCAGTACCGCTG GTACCAGATGCTGTACCAGGCCGGCGTCTTTGCCTCCCGCTCTTCTCTCCGCTGCTGTCACATCCGCCACACGTGGGCCCTGGCCTTGCTACAG TGCCTCAACCTGGCCTTCCTGCTGGTGGACGTGTGGCTGAGCTTCCTGCCGAGCATCTACCTCGTCTTCCTGATCATTCTGTATGAGGGATTTCTGGGGGGCGCGGCCTACGTGAACACCTTTCACAACATTGCCCTGGAG ACCAGCAGTGAGCACCGGGAGTTTGCCATGGCAACCACCTGTATCTCGGACACCTTGGGGATCTCGCTGTCAGGgctcctggccctgcctctgcacgACTTCCTCTGCCAGCTCTCCTGA
- the CLN3 gene encoding battenin isoform X2, with the protein MLSAAHDILSHQRAPGNQSHVDPDPTPTSHNSSSRFDCNSVSTAAVLLADILPTLVIKLLAPLGLHLLPYSPRVLTSGVCAAGSFILVAFSHSVGISLCGVVLASISSGLGEVTFLSLTAFYPRAVISWWSSGTGGAGLLGALSYLGLTQAGLSPQHTLLSMLGIPALLLASYFLLLTSPGPQDPGGEGEADTAARQPLINSEAPEWKPGSSSHLSLQERWTVFKGLLCYIVPLVLVYFAEYFINQGLFELLFFRNTFLSHAQQYRWYQMLYQAGVFASRSSLRCCHIRHTWALALLQCLNLAFLLVDVWLSFLPSIYLVFLIILYEGFLGGAAYVNTFHNIALETSSEHREFAMATTCISDTLGISLSGLLALPLHDFLCQLS; encoded by the exons ATGCTCAGCGCTGCCCACGACATCCTCAGTCACCAGAGAGCACCTGGGAACCAGAGTCAT GTGGACCCAGACCCAACACCCACCTCCCATAATAGCTCATCTCGATTTGACTGCAATTCTGTCTCCACAGCT GCGGTGCTCCTGGCAGACATCCTTCCCACCCTTGTCATCAAATTGCTGGCTCCTCTTGGCCTTCATCTGCTGCCCTACAG CCCCCGGGTGCTCACCAGTGGGGTTTGTGCTGCTGGAAGCTTCATCCTGGTTGCCTTTTCTCATTCGGTGGGAATCAGCCTGTGTG GTGTGGTCTTGGCTAGCATCTCTTCAGGTCTGGGGGAGGTCACCTTCCTCTCACTCACCGCCTTCTACCCCAG GGCTGTGATCTCCTGGTGGTCCTCAGGTACTGGCGGAGCAGGGCTGCTGGGGGCACTGTCCTACCTGGGCCTCACCCAGGCTGGCCTCTCTCCCCAGCACACCCTGCTGTCCATGCTGGGTATACCCGCACTGCTGCTGGCCAG CTATTTCTTGTTGCTCACGTCTCCTGGGCCCCAGGAccctggaggggaaggggaggcagaCACGGCAGCCCGGCAACCCCTGATAAACAGCGAGGCCCCAGAGTGGAAGCCAG GCTCCAGCTCACACCTGTCCCTTCAGGAAAGGTGGACCGTGTTTAAG GGCCTGCTGTGCTACATCGTCCCCTTGGTGCTGGTTTACTTTGCTGAGTATTTCATCAACCAGGGACTT TTTGAACTCCTCTTCTTCCGGAACACGTTCCTGAGTCACGCTCAGCAGTACCGCTG GTACCAGATGCTGTACCAGGCCGGCGTCTTTGCCTCCCGCTCTTCTCTCCGCTGCTGTCACATCCGCCACACGTGGGCCCTGGCCTTGCTACAG TGCCTCAACCTGGCCTTCCTGCTGGTGGACGTGTGGCTGAGCTTCCTGCCGAGCATCTACCTCGTCTTCCTGATCATTCTGTATGAGGGATTTCTGGGGGGCGCGGCCTACGTGAACACCTTTCACAACATTGCCCTGGAG ACCAGCAGTGAGCACCGGGAGTTTGCCATGGCAACCACCTGTATCTCGGACACCTTGGGGATCTCGCTGTCAGGgctcctggccctgcctctgcacgACTTCCTCTGCCAGCTCTCCTGA